The Streptococcaceae bacterium ESL0687 genome has a segment encoding these proteins:
- the rlmH gene encoding 23S rRNA (pseudouridine(1915)-N(3))-methyltransferase RlmH, giving the protein MKFKLIAVGKLKEKYLKQGIDEYKKRMTTMHPLEIIELPDEKIPERASDKEKELVKNKEGEKILARVNPQDKLIVLAIKGKLLTSEELAAKIKEFEIYGSQNVIFVIGGSLGLADEVYKRADLEISFGRFTLPHQLMRLVFCEQIYRAQMINRGSEYHK; this is encoded by the coding sequence ATGAAATTTAAATTAATTGCTGTTGGAAAATTGAAAGAAAAGTACTTAAAACAAGGGATTGATGAGTATAAAAAGAGGATGACTACCATGCATCCTTTAGAAATCATTGAACTTCCTGATGAAAAAATTCCCGAAAGGGCAAGCGACAAGGAAAAGGAGCTGGTTAAGAACAAAGAGGGGGAGAAGATTCTAGCAAGGGTTAACCCACAAGATAAGCTGATAGTTCTTGCCATCAAGGGAAAACTTCTAACCAGTGAAGAGCTTGCTGCAAAAATAAAAGAATTTGAAATTTACGGAAGTCAAAATGTTATTTTTGTAATTGGAGGTTCTTTGGGACTTGCGGACGAAGTTTATAAAAGGGCTGATTTAGAAATTTCTTTTGGTAGATTTACCCTGCCACATCAGCTGATGCGCCTGGTTTTTTGTGAACAAATTTACAGGGCTCAGATGATAAACCGAGGAAGTGAATATCACAAGTAA
- a CDS encoding trypsin-like peptidase domain-containing protein, whose product MAKNNILNGLLAGVAGGALALGGNALYQTNFASNHSTSSTVSNATISKKVSYDVESDTTNAISKVSDAVVSVINYQKKQSGNSIDDILGGKLSQDSSSDQEEEAGEGSGVIYKKDGNTAYIVTNNHVVSGASSLEIMLSSGEKVKGELVGTDSFSDLAVIKIDGSKVKDVAEFGDSSALKVGEPAIAIGSPLGSQYANSATQGIVSSLNRQVTSQNDNGETVSINAIQTDAAINPGNSGGALINIEGQVIGINSSKIASTSASMSGVTVEGMGFAIPSNDVESIIAKLEKDGEVIRPALGIQMLNLADIPKDTIDKNLNIPEDVTSGVVVASVQSGMPAENAGLKKYDVITQLGDVTVGTYTDLQSALYKYNVGDTVKITYYRDGKKETTDVKLTESTKKLTKEQSSDK is encoded by the coding sequence ATGGCTAAAAATAATATATTAAATGGTTTGTTAGCTGGAGTTGCTGGTGGGGCACTAGCCCTTGGTGGAAATGCCCTTTATCAGACAAATTTTGCAAGTAATCACTCTACAAGTTCTACGGTAAGTAATGCTACTATTTCCAAGAAGGTTTCCTATGACGTTGAAAGTGATACTACTAATGCTATTAGTAAGGTTTCTGATGCTGTAGTTTCTGTTATAAACTATCAAAAGAAACAGTCTGGAAATTCAATTGATGATATTTTAGGTGGTAAACTTAGCCAGGATAGTTCAAGTGATCAAGAGGAAGAGGCCGGTGAAGGTAGTGGTGTAATCTACAAAAAAGATGGAAATACTGCCTATATCGTTACCAATAACCACGTGGTAAGCGGAGCAAGTAGCCTTGAAATCATGCTTTCTTCAGGTGAAAAAGTAAAAGGTGAGCTTGTAGGGACTGATTCCTTTAGTGATTTGGCCGTTATCAAAATCGATGGAAGTAAGGTTAAAGATGTTGCTGAATTTGGTGATTCTAGTGCCCTTAAGGTCGGTGAACCAGCCATTGCAATCGGTTCTCCTTTAGGAAGCCAGTATGCAAACTCTGCCACCCAAGGTATTGTTTCAAGTCTAAACAGACAGGTTACCTCACAAAATGACAATGGTGAAACTGTAAGTATCAATGCCATTCAAACTGATGCGGCTATTAACCCAGGAAATTCTGGTGGAGCCTTAATCAATATAGAAGGTCAAGTTATCGGTATTAATTCAAGTAAAATTGCATCGACCTCAGCAAGTATGAGTGGAGTTACTGTTGAGGGTATGGGATTTGCTATTCCTTCAAATGATGTTGAAAGTATCATTGCAAAACTTGAAAAAGATGGTGAAGTAATTAGGCCAGCCCTCGGTATTCAAATGCTAAATCTTGCAGATATTCCAAAGGACACAATTGATAAGAACTTAAATATTCCAGAAGATGTTACAAGTGGTGTTGTTGTAGCAAGTGTTCAATCAGGTATGCCTGCAGAAAATGCTGGCTTGAAAAAATACGATGTAATTACCCAACTTGGTGACGTAACCGTAGGAACTTATACTGATCTACAATCAGCCCTTTACAAATATAATGTTGGTGACACTGTTAAAATTACCTACTACCGTGATGGTAAAAAGGAAACAACAGATGTTAAACTTACCGAATCTACAAAAAAATTAACCAAGGAACAATCAAGTGACAAGTAA